Proteins encoded within one genomic window of Rhododendron vialii isolate Sample 1 chromosome 1a, ASM3025357v1:
- the LOC131304770 gene encoding endoglucanase 17, translating into MASSVSTSSLFLLFFFATSLLLSNAFPAQHYPLHHHRRPRSAAHNYRDALTKSILFFEGQRSGKLPPNQRVTWRRDSGLSDGSAMHVDLVGGYYDAGDNVKFGFPMAFTTTMLSWSVIEFGGLMKGELQNAREAIRWGTDYLLKATAKPDTIYVQVGDAKKDHACWERPEDMDTPRNVLKIDRNTPGSEVAAETAAALAAASLVFRRTDPTYAKLLVRRAIRVFEFADKYRGDYSNGLRSSVCPFYCSYSGYQDELLWGAAWLQKATRNPMYLQYIQVNGQELGADETDNTFGWDNKHVGARILLSKAFLIQKLQSLRDYKGHADNYICSLVPGTPLSQAQYTPGGLLFKMSDSNMQYVTSTSFLLLAYAKYLTSSHQVVNCGGVVVTASRLRSVAKKQVDYLLGDNPLRMSYMVGYGPRYPQRIHHRGSSLPCIAAHPAKIQCSSGFSIMNSQSPNPNILVGAVVGGPDQHDHFPDRRSDYEQSEPATYINAPLVGSLAYLAHSFGQL; encoded by the exons ATGGCTTCCTCTGTTTCCAcatcttctctctttctcctctttttcttcgccacctctctcctcctctccaaTGCCTTCCCCGCCCAACACTAccctctccaccaccaccgccgccccCGCTCCGCCGCTCACAACTACAGAGACGCCCTCACTAAGTCCATCCTCTTCTTTGAAGGCCAGAGGTCGGGAAAGCTTCCCCCTAACCAGAGGGTCACTTGGAGGAGAGACTCTGGTCTCTCAGATGGGTCAGCTATGCAT GTTGATTTGGTGGGAGGGTATTATGATGCAGGGGACAATGTGAAGTTTGGGTTTCCCATGGCTTTCACCACCACCATGCTTTCATGGAGTGTGATTGAGTTTGGTGGGTTAATGAAAGGTGAGCTGCAAAATGCAAGAGAAGCCATTCGCTGGGGCACTGATTACCTCCTCAAAGCCACTGCAAAACCAGACACCATTTATGTTCAG GTTGGGGATGCGAAGAAGGATCACGCCTGTTGGGAGAGACCCGAGGACATGGACACCCCAAGAAACGTGTTGAAGATTGACAGAAACACCCCTGGCTCTGAGGTTGCAGCTGAGACTGCTGCTGCTCTTGCAGCTGCTTCTTTGGTGTTCAGGAGAACTGACCCCACTTATGCCAAGCTTCTTGTCAGGAGGGCTATTAGG GTGTTTGAGTTTGCTGATAAGTACAGAGGTGACTACAGCAATGGGTTGAGAAGCTCTGTGTGTCCTTTCTATTGCTCTTACTCTGGTTATCAG GATGAGTTGTTGTGGGGAGCTGCTTGGTTGCAAAAGGCCACAAGGAACCCAATGTATCTCCAATACATTCAAGTGAATGGACAAGAACTTGGAGCTGATGAGACTGATAATACATTTGGGTGGGATAACAAGCATGTTGGGGCCAGGATTCTACTCTCCAAG GCATTTCTAATTCAAAAGCTTCAATCACTCCGTGATTACAAAGGTCATGCCGATAACTACATTTGTTCCCTCGTGCCAGGGACCCCATTGTCTCAAGCCCAGTACACCCCAG GTGGGCTACTGTTCAAAATGAGTGATAGTAACATGCAGTATGTGACCTCCACCTCCTTCCTCCTCTTAGCCTACGCCAAATACTTAACTTCCTCCCACCAAGTGGTCAATTGTGGTGGAGTCGTCGTCACCGCCAGTAGGCTCCGTTCCGTGGCCAAAAAACAA GTGGACTACTTGCTTGGAGACAACCCGTTGAGGATGTCCTACATGGTGGGGTATGGTCCAAGGTACCCGCAAAGGATCCACCATAGGGGATCATCCCTACCGTGCATTGCTGCACATCCGGCTAAGATACAATGCTCATCTGGGTTCAGCATCATGAATTCCCAGTCCCCTAACCCGAACATCTTAGTGGGGGCTGTGGTCGGTGGGCCCGATCAGCACGATCACTTTCCCGATCGAAGGTCAGACTACGAGCAATCAGAGCCTGCAACTTACATCAATGCACCGCTTGTTGGATCATTGGCTTATCTTGCTCACTCATTTGGCCAGCTCTAG
- the LOC131304639 gene encoding sucrose synthase 2, producing the protein MATPKLSRIPSMRERVEDTLSAHRNELVSLLSRYVAQGKGMLQPHHLIDELDKIIGVDDRAHLTLRDGPFGEVLKSAQEAIVLPPFVAIAVRPRPGVWEYVRVNVHELSVEQLTVSEYLQFKEQLVDGHVNDNYVLELDLEPFNASFPRPTRSSSIGNGVQFLNRHLSSVMFRSKDSLEPLLDFLRAHKHKGQAMMLNDRIYSIPRLQSALTKAEGYLSKLPADAPYSELEHDLQGMGFERGWGDTTQRVLEMMHLLMDILQAPDPSALETFLGRIPMVFNVVILSVHGYFGQANVLGLPDTGGQIVYILDQVRALENEMLMKTKQQGLNVTPRILIVTRLIPDAKGTSCNRRLERISGTEHSHILRVPFRTEKGVLHKWISRFDVWPYLEKFAEDAASEIAAELQGVPDLIIGNYSDGNLVASLLAHKMGVTQCTIAHALEKTKYPDSDIYWKNFEDKYHFSAQFTADLIAMNNSDFIITSTYQEIAGTKNTVGQYESHTAFTLPGLYRVVHGIDVFDPKFNIVSPGADMSIYFPYSDKENRLTALHGSIEKLLYDPEQNEEHIGTLSDPSKPIIFSMARLDRVKNITGLVECYAKNTKLRELVNLVLVAGYNDVKKSSDREEIAEIEKMHGLMKEYNLHGQFRWLSSQTNRARNGELYRYIADKRGVFVQPAFYEAFGLTVVEAMVSGLPTFATCHGGPAEIIEDGVSGFHIDPYHPDDVASLLVDFFQRCKEDPTYWEEISKAGLQRILDRYTWKIYSERLMTLAGVYGFWKYVSKLERRETRRYLEMFYILKYRALVKSVPLAIDEEH; encoded by the exons ATGGCTACACCTAAATTGTCGCGAATACccagtatgagagagagagtcgaaGACACCCTCTCCGCTCACCGCAACGAActcgtctctctcctctccag gtatGTGGCTCAGGGGAAGGGGATGCTGCAGCCCCATCACCTGATCGACGAGCTTGATAAGATAATTGGCGTCGATGACAGAGCCCATCTAACCCTCAGGGATGGTCCCTTCGGCGAAGTCCTCAAGTCCGCTCAG GAGGCCATAGTTCTGCCTCCATTTGTGGCTATAGCTGTTCGTCCAAGGCCTGGTGTTTGGGAATATGTACGTGTCAATGTGCATGAACTAAGTGTGGAGCAGTTGACTGTGTCCGAATATCTTCAGTTCAAAGAACAACTTGTGGATGGACA CGTCAATGACAATTATGTGCTTGAGCTTGATTTGGAGCCTTTCAATGCATCATTTCCTCGCCCCACTCGATCTTCGTCGATTGGCAATGGTGTTCAATTCCTGAACCGACACCTCTCTTCAGTCATGTTCCGCAGCAAAGATTCTTTGGAGCCTTTACTTGATTTCCTCCGAGCACACAAGCATAAAGGGCAA GCAATGATGTTGAATGATCGCATATATAGTATACCCAGACTTCAATCTGCATTGACAAAGGCGGAGGGTTATCTTTCTAAGCTACCAGCAGATGCACCTTATTCTGAGTTGGAACATGA CTTGCAAGGTATGGGTTTTGAAAGAGGTTGGGGTGACACTACACAGCGGGTTTTGGAGATGATGCATCTTCTCATGGACATCCTCCAAGCTCCTGATCCCTCTGCCTTAGAGACCTTTCTTGGTAGAATACCAATGGTGTTTAACGTCGTCATTTTGTCTGTTCATGGGTACTTTGGCCAAGCAAATGTCCTAGGCTTGCCTGACACTGGTGGTCAG ATCGTCTACATACTAGATCAAGTGCGTGCCCTGGAGAATGAAATGCTTATGAAAACAAAGCAGCAAGGACTGAATGTCACTCCTAGGATTCTAATA GTGACACGGTTGATACCTGATGCAAAAGGAACTTCATGCAACCGGCGGCTTGAAAGAATTAGTGGAACTGAACATTCACATATTCTGCGAGTTCCTTTTAGAACAGAAAAAGGAGTTCTTCATAAATGGATCTCAAGGTTTGATGTATGGCCTTATCTGGAGAAATTTGCAGAG GATGCGGCTAGTGAAATTGCTGCTGAACTACAAGGTGTTCCAGATCTAATTATTGGCAACTATAGTGACGGAAATCTTGTTGCGTCTTTGTTAGCTCATAAGATGGGAGTGACACAG TGCACCATTGCTCATGctttggagaaaacaaaatatCCTGACTCAGACATATATTGGAAGAATTTTGAGGATAAATACCACTTCTCAGCCCAATTTACTGCTGATCTAATTGCCATGAATAATTCTGATTTTATCATCACCAGTACATACCAAGAGATCGCCGGAAC GAAGAATACCGTTGGTCAGTATGAGAGCCATACAGCTTTCACACTTCCAGGCCTGTACCGAGTTGTTCATGGCATTGATGTTTTTGATCCAAAGTTCAATATAGTGTCACCAGGGGCAGATATGTCCATTTATTTTCCGTACTCAGACAAGGAAAATAGGCTTACAGCCCTACATGGTTCAATTGAGAAGTTGTTATATGATCCTGAGCAAAATGAAGAGCATAT TGGAACATTGAGTGATCCGTCAAAGCCCATAATCTTTTCCATGGCAAGGCTTGACCGTGTGAAAAACATCACAGGGCTGGTAGAGTGCTATGCTAAGAATACCAAGCTAAGGGAACTGGTAAACCTTGTTTTGGTAGCAGGTTACAATGATGTGAAGAAATCAAGTGACAGAGAAGAAATTGCTGAAATTGAAAAGATGCATGGGCTTATGAAGGAATACAACTTGCATGGTCAGTTCCGATGGTTGTCATCTCAAACAAATCGAGCACGTAATGGCGAGCTCTATCGCTACATTGCTGACAAGAGAGGTGTATTCGTGCAG CCTGCATTTTATGAAGCCTTTGGGCTTACAGTTGTGGAGGCCATGGTCAGTGGCCTTCCAACATTTGCCACTTGCCATGGTGGTCCTGCGGAGATTATTGAAGATGGAGTATCAGGGTTCCATATTGACCCCTACCACCCCGATGACGTTGCATCACTTTTAGTAGATTTTTTCCAACGGTGCAAGGAAGATCCCACCTACTGGGAGGAAATCTCTAAAGCCGGACTACAAAGGATCCTAGATAG GTACACATGGAAGATTTACTCTGAAAGGTTAATGACATTAGCTGGAGTGTATGGTTTCTGGAAGTATGTTTCAAAACTCGAGAGGCGTGAAACCCGGCGATACCTTGAGATGTTCTACATTCTCAAGTACCGTGCTTTG GTAAAGTCCGTCCCTCTTGCAATCGACGAGGAACATTAG